The Benincasa hispida cultivar B227 chromosome 9, ASM972705v1, whole genome shotgun sequence genome has a segment encoding these proteins:
- the LOC120085153 gene encoding factor of DNA methylation 1-like: MDYSSEEESDFSDSEINDYAEKPYEQLRTGKLVVKTANGILRCPFCMGKKKQDYKYKDLLQHASGVSKGSKNRNAKQKANHLALAKYLENELASEADQTQRPAPPTPISQDSEKELYVWPWMGVIVNIEVGEDRKTVCDSAYWIKKFAKYRPLDVYIFWNDNEPKAQAIVEFNNDWNGFVNATDFEKLFETNNHCKKNWKTKTNTSLDIYGWCARADDYNSNEPIGEFLRQRGKLRTVSDIVNEATQSRNTVVENLTHEIDLTNENLDELQYKYNEKTMSLSRMLEEKDQLHHAFVEETRKTQRLARDNVRRILEEQEKLHQELEIKKKKLDSWSKQLNKREALTELERQKLDEEKKKNDMRNNSLQLASLEQRRADENVLRLVEEQKREKEEALSKILQLEKQLDAKQKLEMEIQELKGKLQVMKHLEDQDDEGVKQKMKEMDDDLNQKVEDLNDLHELYRTLVAKERESNDELQEARKELIAGLQDQSSNARVNIGIKRMGDIDIKPFQNTCKQRFSPDEAMVQASTLCSLWQDNLTDPNWHPFKVVTIDGDSQENIDEDDEKLKGLKQEWGDEIYNAVVTALKEINEYNPSGRYSVPELWNFKEGRKATLKEVINYIVKSIKSLKRKRT; the protein is encoded by the exons ATGGACTACAGCAGTGAAGAAGAGTCAGATTTTAGTGACTCAGAGATCAATGACTACGCTGAGAAACCATATGAACAGCTGAGGACTGGAAAGCTTGTTGTAAAAACAGCAAATGGAATTCTTAGATGCCCGTTCTGTATGGGCAAGAAGAAACAGGACTACAAATATAAGGATTTACTTCAGCATGCTTCTGGAGTGAGTAAAGGCTCTAAGAACAGGAATGCTAAACAGAAGGCGAACCATCTTGCTTTAGCAAAATATCTGGAGAATGAGCTAGCTTCTGAAGCAGACCAAACACAGCGTCCAGCTCCACCAACTCCTATCAGTCAGGATTCTGAAAAAGAGCTTTATGTATGGCCGTGGATGGGTGTCATAGTCAATATAGAGGTAGGGGAGGATAGAAAGACAGTCTGTGATTCAGCATATTGGATAAAAAAGTTTGCTAAATATAGACCATTAGATGTTTATATTTTTTGGAATGATAATGAACCGAAAGCTCAGGCAATAGTTGAATTCAATAATGATTGGAATGGTTTTGTGAATGCAACGGACTTCGAAAAATTGTTTGAGACCAACAATCATTGCAAAAAGAATTGGAAAACCAAGACAAATACCAGCTTGGATATTTATGGTTGGTGTGCACGGGCTGATGATTATAATTCAAATGAGCCTATAGGAGAGTTTCTTCGACAAAGAGGGAAATTGAGGACTGTCTCAGACATTGTGAATGAAGCAACTCAAAGTAGAAATACTGTTGTGGAGAATCTGACGCATGAAATTGATTTGACGAATGAAAATCTGGATGAACTACAATACAAGTACAATGAGAAGACTATGTCTTTAAGTAGGATGCTTGAAGAGAAAGATCAGCTTCACCATGCTTTTGTTGAAG AAACCAGAAAGACACAAAGACTTGCACGAGATAATGTTCGAAGAATAttagaagaacaagaaaaattgCACCAAGAATTGGAgattaagaaaaagaaacttgatTCCTGGAGTAAGCAATTGAACAAACGCGAAGCATTGACTGAACTCGAGAGACAAAAACTTgatgaagagaagaaaaag AATGATATGAGGAACAATTCGCTCCAATTGGCTTCCTTGGAACAGAGGAGGGCTGATGAAAATGTTTTACGTCTTGTTGAAGAACAGAAG agagagaaagaagaggcTTTAAGCAAGATTCTTCAGCTGGAAAAGCAGCTGGATGCCAAGCAGAAGCTGGAAATGGAAATTCAAGAATTAAAAGGGAAACTACAGGTTATGAAGCATCTTGAGGATCAAGATGATGAAGGAGTGAAACAGAAGATGAAAGAAATGGATGATGATTTAAATCAAAAGGTTGAGGATTTGAATGATTTGCACGAACTGTATCGAACTCTTGTTGCCAAGGAGCGTGAAAGCAATGATGAGTTACAAGAGGCCCGTAAAGAATTAATAGCT GGATTGCAAGACCAATCATCAAATGCCCGTGTTAATATTGGAATAAAGAGAATGGGGGATATTGATATTAAACCGTTCCAGAACACTTGCAAACAGAGATTTTCTCCTGACGAGGCAATGGTGCAAGCCTCCACTTTATGCTCCTTGTGGCAGGATAATTTGACGGATCCAAATTGGCATCCATTTAAAGTTGTTACCATCGATGGGGATTCCCAG GAAAATATTGATGAGGACGATGAGAAACTGAAAGGTCTCAAGCAGGAATGGGGTGATGAGATATACAATGCTGTCGTAACTGCCcttaaagaaataaatgaatataatccaaGTGGTCGTTATTCTGTACCTGAGCTATGGAACTTTAAGGAGGGAAGGAAAGCTACTTTGAAGGAGGTCATCAACTATATTGTTAAGAGCATCAAGTCACTAAAACGAAAGAGAACATGA